A stretch of Vannielia litorea DNA encodes these proteins:
- a CDS encoding LysR family transcriptional regulator has product MDINLIRTFLEVAATGSFVNASERLFVTQSAVSLRIQRLEDSLGKPLFTRSKAGAELTPAGREFERYALSLIKIWEEARQQIGVPEGYSKSITVGAQYSLWPRLGFRWLDRMQADMPTLNVRAELGMPDRLTRFLVEGVVQAALMYTPQLRPGLSARLVMEEDLVLVASWEAEMEDIAKDYVFVDWGPEFVHAHALELPDLTNPGITLSLGAMAADYIAQRHKAAYLPARYIKRFLDEGRLHLVPNAPTFPYPVWVIWRDDLDDDIHAVAEAALVAVTTQLDADQDAVLETLAGMNNGQGVGILGNH; this is encoded by the coding sequence ATGGACATCAACCTGATCCGCACCTTCCTGGAGGTGGCCGCCACCGGCTCCTTCGTGAACGCCAGCGAACGGCTTTTCGTGACGCAATCGGCGGTCAGCCTGCGGATTCAGCGGCTGGAGGACTCGCTGGGCAAGCCGCTGTTCACCCGCTCGAAGGCCGGTGCGGAGCTGACCCCGGCGGGGCGGGAGTTCGAGCGCTATGCCCTCTCGCTGATCAAGATCTGGGAGGAGGCGCGCCAGCAGATCGGGGTGCCGGAGGGCTACTCCAAGTCGATCACCGTGGGCGCGCAATACTCGCTCTGGCCAAGGCTCGGGTTTCGCTGGCTGGACCGGATGCAGGCCGACATGCCCACGCTCAACGTGCGGGCCGAGCTGGGAATGCCCGACCGGCTCACGCGGTTCCTGGTGGAGGGCGTGGTGCAGGCGGCGCTGATGTACACGCCGCAGCTGCGCCCCGGCCTGAGCGCGCGGCTGGTGATGGAGGAAGACCTCGTGCTCGTCGCCTCCTGGGAGGCGGAAATGGAAGATATTGCCAAGGATTACGTTTTTGTCGACTGGGGGCCGGAGTTCGTGCACGCCCATGCGCTGGAGCTTCCCGACCTGACGAACCCCGGCATCACGCTGTCGCTGGGCGCGATGGCGGCGGACTATATCGCCCAGCGGCACAAGGCGGCCTACCTGCCTGCACGCTACATCAAGCGATTCCTCGACGAGGGGCGGCTGCACCTCGTTCCGAACGCGCCGACCTTTCCCTACCCGGTCTGGGTGATCTGGCGCGACGACCTCGACGACGACATTCACGCCGTCGCCGAGGCGGCACTTGTTGCGGTTACGACACAGTTGGATGCCGATCAGGATGCGGTCCTCGAGACGCTGGCCGGCATGAACAACGGCCAGGGCGTGGGAATTCTCGGGAATCATTGA
- a CDS encoding DUF481 domain-containing protein: MEKATKLGAGIVTLVAALSATSAFAQDLVGGTSVAAERNEDLIEAIEDDAERDIDRFGNEGRPQGFTGSFALRGIASSGNTDSLDLGVGTDLGYVWGQNGLELNLSYAYGEDEGVKTEESMFYGLEYTRDFTPNTFGFAKVQGSVDEFSSYKTDTFASFGVGYRIFNDDTRQWSIQAGPGYRFAELNDLTSGDVDEAAFGISSDYAHKLTETLYLTMDTDVITSESDTVVFNDLALSVAVSKALALRTSVLTEYHSDPLPGFDDTDNTFGVSLVYSFN; this comes from the coding sequence ATGGAAAAAGCAACGAAACTCGGTGCTGGCATCGTCACCCTGGTCGCGGCGCTCTCCGCGACTTCCGCGTTTGCCCAGGACCTCGTCGGTGGCACCTCTGTCGCCGCCGAGCGCAACGAAGATCTGATCGAGGCGATCGAGGATGACGCCGAGCGCGATATCGACCGGTTCGGCAACGAAGGCCGCCCGCAGGGCTTTACCGGCTCCTTCGCGCTGCGCGGCATCGCCTCCTCGGGCAACACTGACAGCCTCGACCTCGGCGTCGGCACCGACCTCGGCTACGTTTGGGGCCAGAACGGCCTCGAGCTGAACCTCAGCTACGCATATGGCGAAGATGAGGGCGTGAAGACCGAAGAGAGCATGTTCTACGGGCTCGAGTACACCCGCGACTTCACCCCCAACACCTTCGGTTTTGCCAAGGTGCAGGGCTCGGTCGACGAGTTCTCGTCCTACAAGACCGACACCTTCGCCAGCTTCGGCGTGGGCTACCGGATCTTCAACGACGACACCCGCCAGTGGTCGATCCAGGCCGGTCCGGGCTACCGTTTCGCCGAGCTGAACGACCTCACCTCGGGTGACGTGGACGAGGCCGCCTTCGGGATCTCCTCGGACTATGCCCACAAGCTGACCGAGACGCTCTACCTGACCATGGACACCGACGTGATCACCTCGGAGTCCGACACGGTGGTGTTCAACGACCTCGCCCTCAGCGTGGCCGTCTCCAAGGCCCTCGCCCTGCGGACCTCGGTGCTCACCGAGTACCACAGCGATCCGCTGCCGGGCTTCGACGACACCGACAACACCTTCGGCGTGTCGCTGGTCTACTCGTTCAACTGA
- a CDS encoding sulfotransferase domain-containing protein, producing the protein MTERRLYLGPLTDSRRWEAVAIRPDDVIVVTPPKCGTTWMQTIIALLLSGDPEVETELSIRMPWVDIRLRDLAEVAARLEGMAHRRSMKSHTPIDGLPLDDRAQYIAVFRHPLDAHFSFRAHLHNTPLRWFDHWYPEPDPEGVTFRRFLDGGPEGFDADAMPLAHILRHYEAARAVADRPNVALFHYADMQRDLAGTFARVAGLLGVSHSEEVMARLVRQATFDNMKANAERFCPSGGKGFFRSDAGFFDSGTSGKWQGVLTEAELAAYDARMEAELAPGARAWLEFGDGDGDGDGDGDGDSDGEAGTAAR; encoded by the coding sequence ATGACGGAAAGAAGGCTTTACCTTGGCCCGCTTACGGACAGCCGGCGGTGGGAGGCGGTGGCGATCCGCCCGGATGACGTGATCGTGGTGACGCCGCCCAAGTGCGGAACGACCTGGATGCAGACGATCATCGCGCTGCTCCTGTCAGGTGATCCGGAGGTCGAGACAGAGCTCTCGATCCGGATGCCCTGGGTCGACATCCGCTTGCGTGATCTCGCGGAGGTGGCGGCGCGGCTGGAGGGCATGGCCCATCGGCGCAGCATGAAGAGCCACACGCCGATCGACGGGCTGCCGCTGGACGATCGTGCGCAGTATATCGCCGTGTTCCGGCACCCGCTGGATGCGCATTTCTCGTTTCGCGCCCACCTGCACAACACGCCGCTGCGCTGGTTCGATCATTGGTATCCCGAGCCCGACCCGGAGGGGGTGACCTTTCGGCGGTTTCTCGACGGCGGCCCGGAGGGGTTTGACGCCGACGCGATGCCGCTGGCCCACATCCTGCGGCATTACGAGGCGGCCCGGGCCGTGGCGGACCGGCCCAACGTGGCGCTTTTTCACTACGCCGACATGCAGCGCGACCTTGCGGGCACCTTCGCCCGGGTGGCGGGGCTGCTGGGGGTGTCACATTCGGAAGAGGTGATGGCCCGGCTGGTGCGGCAGGCCACCTTCGACAACATGAAGGCGAACGCCGAGCGATTCTGCCCGTCGGGCGGCAAGGGGTTCTTCCGGTCGGACGCGGGGTTCTTCGACAGCGGGACGAGCGGCAAGTGGCAGGGTGTGCTGACCGAGGCGGAGCTGGCGGCCTACGACGCGCGCATGGAGGCAGAGCTGGCGCCGGGGGCGCGGGCGTGGCTGGAGTTCGGCGACGGCGACGGCGACGGCGACGGCGACGGCGACGGCGACAGCGACGGCGAGGCGGGCACGGCGGCGCGCTGA
- a CDS encoding TSUP family transporter: protein MAFDITQLLPPLLPWLVCALAVICGTVIQKLAGAGFGMIAAPTMTIVAPEWVPGTILLLGMLSGVGSFLGTRDAVVRADLPPGFAGRLLGAVFAAFIATAVVGTALLPVIIALVVLLAVALTLAGLSIAITPKTLFGAGVAAGVMGTLTGIGAPPMALLYSGVEARRSAATQNAFFGFGMIVSIGALALAGLMRAPQIALAASLGPLVPLTLLAVRPLVARFERGSIRPWALGLATLSALVLLMKAL from the coding sequence TTGGCCTTCGACATCACCCAGCTTCTTCCGCCCCTCCTGCCCTGGCTCGTCTGCGCCCTGGCGGTGATCTGCGGCACGGTGATCCAAAAGCTCGCCGGCGCGGGCTTCGGGATGATCGCCGCGCCCACCATGACGATCGTCGCGCCCGAATGGGTGCCGGGCACGATCCTGCTGCTCGGGATGCTGTCGGGCGTCGGCTCGTTTCTCGGCACACGCGATGCCGTGGTGCGCGCCGATCTGCCGCCCGGGTTCGCCGGTCGCCTGCTCGGCGCAGTCTTTGCCGCGTTCATTGCCACCGCAGTCGTCGGCACCGCCCTGCTCCCCGTCATCATCGCGCTCGTCGTGCTTCTGGCCGTCGCCCTCACCCTCGCCGGCCTCTCCATCGCCATCACGCCGAAAACCCTGTTCGGCGCCGGGGTGGCCGCCGGGGTCATGGGCACGCTGACGGGGATCGGCGCGCCGCCAATGGCCCTTCTCTACTCCGGGGTGGAGGCGCGCCGGTCGGCGGCAACGCAAAACGCCTTCTTCGGCTTCGGGATGATTGTCTCGATCGGCGCGCTCGCGCTGGCCGGGCTGATGCGCGCCCCCCAGATCGCGCTGGCCGCCTCCCTCGGGCCGCTCGTCCCGCTGACCCTGCTGGCCGTACGCCCGCTCGTCGCGCGCTTCGAGCGCGGCTCGATCCGCCCCTGGGCGCTGGGGCTGGCGACGCTCTCGGCCCTCGTCCTGCTGATGAAGGCGCTCTGA
- the greA gene encoding transcription elongation factor GreA, whose product MDKIPMTRAGHTALDTELKKLKSVERPAIIKAIAEAREHGDLSENAEYHSAKEKQSFIEGRIKEIEGVLSLAEVIDPARLSGPIKFGATVTVVDEDTEEEKTWQIVGEHEADIERGLLNIKSPIARALIGKDEGDSVEVRTPGGEKSYEVLSVKYV is encoded by the coding sequence ATGGACAAGATACCGATGACCCGCGCGGGCCATACCGCGCTCGATACCGAACTGAAAAAGCTCAAGTCCGTTGAGCGTCCGGCGATCATCAAGGCGATCGCGGAAGCCCGCGAGCATGGCGATCTCTCGGAGAATGCCGAGTATCATTCCGCCAAGGAAAAGCAGAGCTTCATCGAAGGGCGGATCAAGGAGATCGAGGGCGTGCTGTCGCTGGCCGAGGTGATCGACCCGGCCCGGCTCTCCGGACCCATCAAGTTCGGCGCGACGGTCACGGTGGTCGACGAGGACACCGAGGAGGAGAAGACCTGGCAGATCGTCGGCGAGCACGAGGCCGACATCGAGCGCGGCCTGCTGAACATCAAGTCGCCCATTGCGCGCGCCCTGATCGGCAAGGACGAGGGCGACTCCGTCGAGGTCCGCACGCCCGGGGGCGAAAAGAGCTACGAAGTGCTGAGCGTGAAATACGTCTGA
- a CDS encoding YncE family protein, with the protein MKRILAALALSTSLALPAAANLPSGGLGGFSLSPDGATLLAGGDNRVIYVIDTATFEVKDRIWSPSMPVWMDHSADGSLVYVLDSDDVLTAYAAADMSKKWAIDRVRDMVFRPEANRIVQWRGASGGTEITVIDAASGAQTKTIATPEGTNIDSAGLSDDGAMLYAITRQDKTEEETKEQPGDDVKGLDKEIFRKKHDGYMAQLLTVDLEAGTTAATPSWYSASNFDDVRKVGEQVFYLKPGSDPMVADAAGEVTMLDLQRANGDYVEISPDATEIVAGDGGKVSFIPVTGGAPLTIGVEDLPGWFEKTQGFEYLPDGRVVAVTDGWRIVVIDRAAGSATAYPVY; encoded by the coding sequence ATGAAGCGCATCCTTGCGGCCCTTGCCCTTTCGACCAGCCTTGCCCTGCCGGCTGCCGCCAACCTGCCCTCGGGCGGCCTTGGCGGGTTTTCCCTCAGTCCCGACGGGGCCACGCTGCTGGCGGGCGGCGACAACCGGGTGATCTACGTGATCGACACCGCCACCTTCGAGGTGAAGGACCGGATCTGGAGCCCGTCAATGCCGGTGTGGATGGACCACTCGGCCGATGGCTCGCTGGTGTATGTGCTCGACAGCGACGACGTGCTGACCGCCTATGCCGCCGCCGACATGAGCAAGAAATGGGCGATCGACCGGGTGCGCGACATGGTGTTTCGGCCCGAGGCCAACCGGATCGTGCAATGGCGCGGGGCGTCGGGCGGCACCGAGATCACGGTGATCGACGCGGCCTCGGGCGCCCAGACCAAGACCATCGCCACCCCCGAGGGCACCAACATCGACAGCGCGGGGCTCAGCGACGACGGCGCGATGCTCTACGCGATCACCCGGCAGGACAAGACCGAGGAGGAGACCAAGGAGCAGCCCGGCGACGACGTGAAGGGGCTCGACAAGGAGATCTTCCGCAAGAAGCACGACGGCTACATGGCGCAGCTCCTGACCGTCGATCTGGAGGCGGGCACCACCGCGGCCACGCCGAGCTGGTACAGCGCCTCGAACTTCGATGACGTGCGCAAGGTGGGGGAGCAGGTGTTTTACCTCAAGCCCGGCAGCGACCCGATGGTGGCGGATGCGGCCGGCGAGGTGACCATGCTCGACCTCCAGCGCGCCAATGGCGACTACGTGGAGATCAGCCCCGATGCGACCGAGATCGTGGCGGGCGACGGCGGCAAGGTGAGCTTCATCCCGGTGACCGGCGGCGCGCCGCTGACCATCGGCGTGGAGGACCTGCCCGGCTGGTTCGAGAAGACCCAAGGCTTCGAATACCTGCCCGATGGCCGCGTGGTGGCGGTGACAGACGGCTGGCGGATCGTGGTGATCGACAGGGCGGCGGGCAGCGCCACGGCCTACCCGGTGTACTGA
- the secE gene encoding preprotein translocase subunit SecE, whose translation MARANPLQFIQQVRTEVGKVVWPTRREVVLTTVMVFIMAILTGAFFFLVDWLIRSGLTTILGLFG comes from the coding sequence ATGGCCCGCGCCAATCCGCTACAGTTCATCCAGCAGGTCCGCACCGAGGTGGGCAAGGTCGTATGGCCGACCCGCCGCGAGGTGGTGCTGACCACGGTGATGGTGTTCATCATGGCGATCCTCACCGGCGCCTTCTTCTTCCTGGTCGACTGGCTGATCCGCTCGGGGCTGACCACGATCCTGGGGCTGTTCGGCTGA
- the nusG gene encoding transcription termination/antitermination protein NusG codes for MAKRWYSVAVLSNFEKKVAEQIRTDAEAAGLTGEIEEVLVPTEEVIEVRRGKKVTAERRFMPGYVLVRMDMSDAGYHLITSINRVTGFLGPQGRPMPMRDAEVEAILGRVEESDAAPRSLITFEVGENVNVTDGPFEGFSGNVEEVDDDNQRLKVTVSIFGRATPVELEFTQVTKQA; via the coding sequence ATGGCGAAACGGTGGTATTCGGTGGCGGTGCTCTCCAACTTCGAGAAGAAGGTGGCAGAGCAGATCCGCACCGACGCGGAGGCCGCGGGCCTCACCGGCGAGATCGAGGAAGTGCTGGTGCCGACCGAGGAGGTCATCGAGGTGCGCCGGGGCAAGAAGGTGACCGCCGAGCGGCGCTTCATGCCGGGCTACGTGCTGGTGCGGATGGACATGAGCGATGCGGGCTATCACCTGATCACCTCGATCAACCGGGTCACGGGTTTTCTGGGGCCGCAGGGCCGGCCGATGCCGATGCGCGATGCCGAGGTCGAGGCGATCCTGGGCCGCGTGGAAGAGAGCGATGCCGCGCCGCGCAGCCTGATCACCTTCGAGGTGGGCGAGAACGTGAACGTGACCGACGGTCCGTTCGAGGGCTTCTCGGGCAACGTGGAAGAGGTCGACGACGACAACCAGCGCCTGAAGGTGACGGTGTCGATCTTCGGTCGGGCCACGCCGGTGGAGCTGGAGTTCACCCAGGTGACCAAGCAGGCCTGA